TGCTACCCGTCTGTATCGCCGTCCTGTTGTTCCCGGTCCTGGCCGGCTGCGCCGCGACCGAGGTCAAGCGCATGGACGTGGCCGAGGTCAAGGACCTCAGCGGCCGCTGGAACGACACCGACTCCCGCCTGGTCGCCGAAGAGATGATCAAGGACTGCCTCTCCCGCCCCTGGCTGGCCACCGCCACCTCGTTCAAGGGCAAGAACCCCACCGTCATCGTGGGCACCGTGCGCAACCAGAGCAGCGAGCATATCGCCACCGACACGTTCACAGAGGACCTGCAACGCGAGCTCATCAACTCGGGCAAGGTCGAGTTCGTGGCGAGCAAGGGTGAGCGCGGCGACGTCCGCGACGAGCGCCTCGACCAGGACACCAACTCATCCGAGGAGACCCGCAAGGAGCACGGCCAGGAGCTCGGCGCCGACTTCATGCTCAGCGGCATCATCAGCACCATCACGGACCAGGAAGGCGGCCAGTCGGTGGTGCTCTACCAGACCAACCTC
The nucleotide sequence above comes from Elusimicrobiota bacterium. Encoded proteins:
- a CDS encoding penicillin-binding protein activator LpoB: MFKSLLPVCIAVLLFPVLAGCAATEVKRMDVAEVKDLSGRWNDTDSRLVAEEMIKDCLSRPWLATATSFKGKNPTVIVGTVRNQSSEHIATDTFTEDLQRELINSGKVEFVASKGERGDVRDERLDQDTNSSEETRKEHGQELGADFMLSGIISTITDQEGGQSVVLYQTNLKLLNMKSNQIAWNGQKKIKKYVKRAKASW